Proteins encoded within one genomic window of Halocatena marina:
- a CDS encoding ATP-grasp domain-containing protein has product MNGVLVLDSNGQSALSIVRSLGRHGVRVTAGADRRFALGPMSKYATDVYIHPDPDDDCYAFIDHLRAYLADNDYFAVVPVTDKTTALLSRHKAELERTGTIVAAEDWETFSLVYNKANTFDLAAELDVPTPTTFTLESPAKIDHIRDDLTYPAVIKSRSKSIWTANGTHKLSRVGESHYVRSPDELLSTYKTLHASNDAFEENPPIVQEYVPGETQTTVVLADEGEILAHFQERRLRTDPPSGGNSTLLDGVQNQRMYGYAQSLIELLGWTGPAQVEFMKQPDGEFQLIEINGRYWGSLPLAMNSGVDFPWLHYRLLRGERPEPVESYRTDIVQRRLLYGDLNWLHHRLVEGDFRAFGPFFRSFIGPKHTFVSIDDPQPTAVALLQAVELGAGQLIDTLRLKTRIRRNLINPT; this is encoded by the coding sequence ATGAATGGTGTTCTTGTCCTCGACAGCAATGGGCAGTCGGCCCTCAGTATCGTTCGGTCGCTTGGCAGACACGGCGTCCGTGTCACTGCCGGAGCGGATCGGCGGTTTGCGCTCGGGCCGATGTCGAAGTATGCGACGGACGTGTACATCCACCCAGACCCGGATGACGACTGTTATGCCTTTATCGACCATCTCCGAGCGTACTTGGCTGATAATGACTACTTCGCAGTCGTTCCGGTCACGGACAAAACGACGGCGCTATTGTCTCGGCATAAAGCCGAACTCGAACGAACGGGCACAATTGTTGCCGCCGAGGACTGGGAGACGTTCTCGCTTGTGTATAACAAGGCGAACACGTTCGATCTTGCTGCGGAGCTCGATGTTCCGACCCCCACGACATTCACGCTGGAGTCGCCGGCTAAGATCGATCACATTAGGGATGATCTGACGTATCCTGCGGTGATTAAATCACGGAGCAAGAGCATATGGACTGCAAATGGGACCCACAAGCTGAGTCGCGTCGGTGAGTCCCATTACGTCCGCTCGCCGGATGAACTTCTATCGACCTACAAGACACTCCACGCATCGAACGACGCGTTTGAGGAGAATCCACCGATAGTTCAAGAATATGTCCCTGGGGAGACTCAGACGACTGTTGTCTTGGCTGACGAGGGCGAAATCCTTGCACATTTCCAGGAACGACGGCTGCGGACTGATCCGCCAAGCGGGGGGAACTCGACGCTTCTCGATGGAGTCCAGAACCAGCGAATGTACGGATATGCACAATCACTAATTGAGTTACTGGGATGGACCGGGCCAGCACAGGTCGAGTTCATGAAACAACCTGATGGCGAATTCCAGCTCATTGAAATAAATGGTCGCTACTGGGGATCGCTCCCACTCGCGATGAACAGCGGCGTTGACTTCCCGTGGCTTCACTACCGACTGTTGCGTGGCGAGCGCCCAGAGCCGGTGGAAAGCTATCGAACGGATATTGTTCAGCGTCGCCTGCTGTACGGGGATCTTAACTGGCTCCATCACCGGCTCGTGGAAGGTGACTTTCGTGCGTTCGGGCCATTTTTCCGGTCATTTATTGGCCCAAAGCACACGTTCGTTTCCATTGATGACCCGCAACCTACCGCTGTCGCGCTCTTGCAAGCAGTCGAGCTTGGAGCTGGACAACTGATCGATACACTTCGACTGAAGACACGAATACGGCGGAACCTAATAAATCCGACGTGA
- a CDS encoding SDR family NAD(P)-dependent oxidoreductase, translating into MGRSIANTYLDNGADVAIAARSKDDLEEIATNRGENCLPIECDVRDIDSIEEAVATATGEFDDLDVVVNSAGVLTRGPLHKASERDLKAVVDVNLLGSLRLSKAVLPSLMETGGSLVHITSEAGSRGVENLPAYCASKGGVNTLVKQLAVEYGPHGVSVNAIAPGTTKTSMNETVREEDPSWVTDRAENIPLDRLGTLDDVSNVALFLASDVSEYVSGEIIHIDGGATA; encoded by the coding sequence ATGGGACGCTCGATCGCCAACACCTACCTCGATAACGGCGCTGATGTCGCTATCGCGGCGCGCTCGAAGGATGATCTCGAAGAAATCGCCACGAACCGAGGCGAGAACTGCCTTCCAATTGAGTGCGATGTCCGTGATATAGACTCGATTGAAGAGGCCGTCGCTACTGCGACCGGTGAGTTCGACGATCTTGATGTCGTGGTAAACAGCGCAGGAGTACTCACGCGAGGACCACTTCACAAAGCGTCCGAGCGGGACTTGAAGGCCGTCGTCGACGTCAATCTCCTCGGGTCACTTCGCCTGAGCAAGGCAGTGCTTCCGTCTCTGATGGAAACTGGGGGTTCGCTCGTCCACATTACATCAGAAGCAGGATCTCGTGGGGTTGAGAATCTACCCGCGTACTGTGCAAGCAAAGGTGGCGTTAACACGCTCGTTAAGCAACTCGCCGTCGAGTATGGACCTCACGGTGTGTCCGTAAACGCGATCGCTCCAGGGACGACGAAAACATCGATGAACGAGACGGTCCGAGAAGAGGACCCATCGTGGGTCACGGATCGGGCGGAGAACATCCCACTCGATCGATTGGGAACCTTGGATGATGTGAGTAACGTGGCGTTGTTTCTCGCATCGGACGTGTCGGAATATGTATCTGGAGAGATTATCCATATTGATGGAGGAGCGACAGCCTGA
- a CDS encoding IclR family transcriptional regulator: MDKISTNDDSGNSIKSVETGFKIIEYLHDVEVATATEVSNELDLPLSTAHVYLKTLEQIGYVVCESQNYRIGLRFLHHGGVARHKLRIYQIAKHEISDLSEKTQEVANLGVEENGQRVLLQKAEAPEGVYDNPPIGQFTNMHWTALGKAMLSTMSPEQVEKIVSVHGLPKATENTITTLDTLVEELDRTRERGYSIEDEERRRRIRAIGIPIEISDGVSSTSAISVSGPRSRIQKKEDEIIDALYNTANVIGLKCNHY; the protein is encoded by the coding sequence ATGGACAAAATTTCAACAAATGACGATTCAGGGAATTCGATCAAATCTGTTGAAACAGGATTCAAAATAATTGAATACCTCCATGACGTCGAAGTGGCAACCGCGACAGAGGTAAGCAACGAGCTTGACCTACCTCTCAGCACAGCTCACGTTTATCTGAAAACATTAGAGCAAATCGGATACGTCGTCTGCGAGAGCCAGAACTACCGAATTGGACTTCGATTTCTGCATCACGGCGGAGTCGCCCGACACAAACTCCGGATCTACCAAATAGCAAAGCACGAAATCTCTGATCTCTCTGAAAAAACACAAGAAGTCGCCAATCTGGGAGTCGAGGAGAATGGACAACGGGTCCTTTTACAGAAAGCCGAAGCTCCCGAGGGGGTATACGACAACCCACCGATCGGACAATTTACGAATATGCACTGGACAGCCCTCGGAAAAGCGATGTTGTCGACGATGTCGCCTGAACAAGTGGAGAAGATCGTAAGCGTACACGGTCTTCCCAAAGCGACAGAAAACACAATCACGACACTCGATACCCTCGTTGAGGAGCTGGATAGAACTCGTGAGCGTGGATACTCGATCGAGGACGAAGAGCGACGGCGAAGAATTCGGGCTATTGGCATCCCGATAGAGATATCTGACGGCGTGTCATCCACAAGCGCTATATCGGTTTCAGGACCTCGCAGTCGAATCCAGAAGAAAGAAGACGAGATAATTGATGCGTTGTACAACACTGCTAACGTGATAGGACTCAAATGCAATCATTATTGA
- a CDS encoding IS5 family transposase — MQTLPKSRLLRFVEEAFQLAQRAVARYSSKFSKQRYTLHQHIVLLCLKVRKNTTYRILLDELIEMPRIRNAINLTELPAPSTLCKAFDRLDMAVWRVLLKLSVSLLPTNGVAGIDASGFDRSHASKHYTKRAKLTIQQLKVTLLVDSKVNAVLDLHVTTTRKHDSQIAPSLIKRNPETIDILLGDKGYDDQKIRRLARQHEIRPLIKHREFTSLHKAWNARLDADLYGQRSQSETVNSTLKRKYGAFVRSRRWWKQFRELALACIVHNLDQAI; from the coding sequence ATGCAGACCCTCCCAAAGTCTCGGTTGCTCCGGTTTGTCGAGGAAGCATTTCAGTTAGCGCAACGTGCCGTAGCTCGATACTCCTCGAAGTTCTCGAAGCAACGCTACACGCTCCATCAGCACATCGTTCTCCTCTGTCTCAAGGTTCGGAAGAACACGACCTATCGTATACTCCTCGACGAACTCATTGAAATGCCCCGTATTCGGAACGCGATCAATCTCACTGAACTGCCTGCCCCATCAACACTGTGCAAAGCGTTCGATAGACTCGATATGGCTGTCTGGCGAGTGCTGCTCAAACTCTCTGTTTCACTGCTCCCGACCAACGGCGTTGCGGGGATTGATGCTTCGGGATTCGACCGCAGTCACGCCTCGAAACACTACACGAAACGAGCCAAACTCACGATTCAGCAACTCAAAGTAACACTGTTAGTCGATTCCAAAGTGAATGCTGTCCTTGATTTACACGTGACGACGACACGAAAACACGATAGCCAGATCGCTCCGTCGTTGATCAAACGAAACCCTGAGACTATCGACATCCTGCTCGGGGACAAAGGGTACGACGACCAGAAAATCAGACGGCTTGCCCGTCAACACGAGATACGTCCACTAATTAAGCATCGTGAGTTCACATCGCTTCACAAGGCATGGAACGCACGCTTAGACGCCGACCTCTACGGCCAACGGAGTCAATCAGAGACAGTCAACTCAACGCTCAAGCGGAAGTACGGCGCGTTCGTCCGTTCACGACGCTGGTGGAAACAGTTCCGTGAACTCGCTCTTGCGTGTATCGTCCACAATCTTGACCAAGCAATCTAA
- a CDS encoding thioredoxin domain-containing protein, which produces MSVEVIGFRAEWCGPCKQLRPILDELDEEYEDVEFSHVDIEEETETVNEYSVQAVPTLVILGNGEVQTQMTGFQQKETIEEQLSALV; this is translated from the coding sequence ATGTCTGTCGAAGTAATTGGTTTCCGTGCAGAGTGGTGTGGCCCGTGCAAACAACTGCGTCCAATTTTGGACGAACTTGATGAAGAATACGAGGATGTAGAGTTCTCGCACGTCGATATAGAAGAGGAGACTGAAACTGTGAACGAGTATAGCGTACAGGCCGTCCCGACACTGGTCATTCTGGGTAATGGTGAAGTACAGACACAGATGACTGGATTCCAGCAAAAAGAAACCATAGAGGAACAGTTGAGTGCTCTCGTTTAA
- a CDS encoding N,N-dimethylformamidase beta subunit family domain-containing protein — translation MSDDKFADSTGDGVSDGNVSRRGYLRTVAGAAALSVAGATASAGTVKANPITVENRKSGDARWFPSLPIRSRPWRITHRIEGYTSQTSITSGEAVEFHVSTDPPSSYRVEIYRLGWYGGDGGRLVACLPESRGTVQPIPDPDQLGKVQCNWPVTDRAETTKQWTTGLYLAKFVRTGGKHKGDSTAHAFAVRPRDDAQPSKLLVQLPYATSQAYNGWGGKSLYGFTSTDEDTDNGTESADVVSYDRPRQAPRLHMSYAIHALRFLEREGYDVSYVMDSDVHRNPEMLQRHDLIISSGHDEYWSRAQRDGFEAARDAGTNVAFLAANTALWQIRYEDDRTIVGYKENVEDDPMADTQDETGLFRDLPDPRPECELLGVMGTGAGREAAPNYTVVEDALDHPWMRNTGFKAGDTVVGCIGHEWDYIREDCAPSELTTFFHYEEGTADEDLLPTSVHRDANADAVAYEASSGAHVFSTGSLGYNWRLDPDPSWASTIWPLSDIKEYKPEVLTPDKRLQAFTRNVLNDLQKPN, via the coding sequence ATGTCCGACGACAAGTTTGCGGATAGCACCGGCGACGGTGTATCAGACGGGAACGTCTCCCGACGGGGCTATCTGCGAACAGTTGCCGGGGCAGCGGCCCTTTCAGTGGCTGGTGCAACGGCGTCCGCTGGGACAGTGAAAGCGAACCCTATCACAGTGGAGAACAGAAAGTCTGGTGACGCTCGTTGGTTTCCGTCGTTACCGATTCGATCGCGGCCGTGGCGAATAACCCACCGGATAGAGGGATACACCTCACAGACGAGTATCACATCTGGCGAAGCCGTCGAATTTCACGTCAGCACGGACCCACCGTCATCGTACCGCGTTGAGATCTATCGATTGGGCTGGTACGGCGGCGATGGTGGACGGTTAGTAGCCTGCCTTCCCGAGTCGAGGGGCACGGTCCAGCCGATCCCTGATCCCGATCAATTGGGGAAAGTTCAATGCAACTGGCCGGTCACAGACAGAGCTGAGACGACGAAGCAATGGACGACGGGACTGTACTTGGCGAAGTTCGTTCGCACTGGTGGCAAACACAAAGGCGACTCAACGGCACACGCGTTTGCAGTCCGTCCCCGGGACGATGCACAGCCCTCGAAGCTGCTCGTTCAGTTACCCTACGCCACCTCACAGGCGTACAATGGATGGGGTGGAAAGAGTCTCTACGGATTCACGAGTACTGACGAGGACACCGACAACGGGACGGAATCGGCGGATGTCGTTTCGTACGACCGTCCGCGACAGGCACCGAGACTCCACATGAGCTACGCTATCCACGCGCTTCGATTTCTCGAACGTGAGGGGTATGACGTCTCGTACGTCATGGACAGCGATGTCCACCGCAATCCAGAGATGCTCCAAAGGCACGATCTTATCATCAGTTCAGGCCACGACGAGTACTGGAGCAGGGCCCAACGCGACGGGTTCGAGGCAGCTCGGGATGCGGGAACAAACGTTGCGTTTCTTGCAGCAAACACTGCCCTCTGGCAGATTCGCTACGAGGACGATCGGACGATCGTTGGTTACAAAGAGAACGTAGAGGACGATCCAATGGCTGACACGCAAGATGAAACGGGCTTGTTCCGAGATCTTCCTGATCCACGGCCCGAGTGTGAACTGCTTGGGGTCATGGGGACCGGGGCGGGACGTGAGGCGGCTCCTAATTACACTGTCGTTGAGGATGCGCTCGATCACCCGTGGATGCGCAACACAGGATTCAAAGCCGGCGACACAGTCGTTGGCTGCATTGGCCACGAATGGGACTACATCCGTGAGGATTGTGCCCCGAGCGAACTGACGACGTTTTTCCACTACGAGGAAGGGACTGCTGACGAGGATCTTCTGCCGACATCTGTTCACCGCGACGCCAATGCCGACGCGGTGGCGTACGAGGCATCATCGGGCGCGCACGTATTCAGCACAGGATCACTCGGCTATAACTGGCGACTTGATCCAGATCCCTCGTGGGCGAGTACAATCTGGCCACTCTCAGACATCAAGGAATACAAGCCGGAAGTGCTCACACCAGATAAGCGGCTCCAAGCGTTCACCCGAAACGTCCTTAACGACCTTCAGAAGCCGAACTGA
- a CDS encoding SDR family NAD(P)-dependent oxidoreductase, whose translation MNDDFTHTPVTVENKRAVVIGGTSGIGQAVAKAFAADGADVIAASRTEEKVANTAASLRELGADTAELTCDVTDRESVERLQHDAFDVFGGVDILVNSASYIARTDVLEASEEDWADVFDLQIDGTYRATQVFANAMDTGSVINIASLSARLAIPNLAAYSAAKGSIDAFTRVAAEELGPEIRVNAVRPGFIVSEQTTGTYTEGTPRHETIEQRTVGGRMGGPEEIAGAVIYLASDAASYTTGEILTVDGGFSASTFRE comes from the coding sequence ATGAATGACGATTTTACGCATACACCAGTGACCGTCGAGAACAAGCGAGCTGTCGTGATTGGCGGTACGAGCGGCATTGGACAAGCAGTCGCCAAGGCATTCGCGGCCGATGGAGCCGACGTGATCGCCGCGAGTCGGACCGAAGAGAAGGTAGCGAACACGGCAGCGTCGCTCCGAGAACTCGGAGCCGACACGGCCGAGCTGACTTGCGATGTGACCGATCGGGAGTCCGTCGAGCGACTACAGCACGATGCGTTCGACGTGTTCGGTGGGGTCGATATACTTGTCAACTCTGCGAGCTACATCGCACGCACAGACGTCCTTGAAGCCTCTGAGGAGGACTGGGCGGACGTGTTTGATCTCCAGATAGACGGCACGTACCGGGCGACGCAGGTGTTCGCCAATGCGATGGACACTGGATCTGTTATCAATATTGCATCGTTGTCGGCGAGACTGGCTATCCCGAACCTTGCAGCGTATTCTGCAGCTAAGGGAAGTATCGATGCGTTCACCCGAGTCGCCGCTGAGGAACTCGGTCCCGAAATTCGAGTGAATGCAGTCAGACCAGGATTCATCGTCTCTGAGCAGACCACAGGAACCTACACCGAAGGAACACCACGCCACGAGACGATCGAGCAGCGAACGGTCGGTGGGCGGATGGGAGGTCCCGAAGAGATAGCGGGCGCAGTCATCTATCTCGCTAGTGACGCAGCCAGTTACACCACAGGAGAGATACTCACTGTCGACGGCGGGTTCTCGGCGAGTACGTTCCGAGAGTGA